TTTTTCATGCGCCGATGAATGCGTCGGCGCTGCTGACAGTGCCGGCGGGAACGATTTAGCCACCGAGACCACCGAGGTTCGCAGGATGTACGCCTCTACCGGCATGTGGCAGTGAATCGGCAAACTTGACACTCGACTTCTCGAATCCGCTCCGATATGCGGATGACCGAGGCCTTCTCAACTCTCTGTGGCCTCGGTGCCCTCTGTGGCAAGCTCCGTTCTTAAGAACCCGCCACGATCGACCACCACCACGCGTATGTCGCAGACGTTGGTGTGGGTTGACCCGGTTTTGATCAGGGCCTTGAGCGGTTCGAAGAAGTGATAGGCGTCATTCCGCGCGAGATAATCGGCGATCGCCAGCCCGCGTCGCGCGGCTTCGTCGAGAATCGCGCGGTCGACGATCGCGCCGGCAGCGTCGGTCGGCCCGTCCTCGCCGTCGGTTCCGCCGGACACAAGTGCAAAGCGCTCGCCCCCCTCGCGCGCGAAAACTTCGGCCGCCGCCAGTACAAGCTGCTGGTTGCGCCCCCCTGCCCCGCGCGCCGCCGCCGGGACCAATTGCACGACGGGCTCACCGCCGCTCACTAGGCAGTCAACTTCCGACGAAGGGCGCTGGATATCGACGGTCATCGCGGCCAACCGTCGTCCAACGTCTTCGGCAAAACCTTCGTGCGTTTCGGTCGGCAATACGCGCGTCCGATACCCCAGACGTTGCGCCTCGCGCGCCGCGGCATCGACGGCCGTGGCATTGTTGCCGATGATCAGGTTCGTGGTCGGGCAACCGTCGGGCTTTGGCCCTTGGGCGCGCCGCGATCGTAAGAAGTCGAACACCGCCGGCCCGATGCCGGCCTCGGCGGCGTGAAACTGCTCGAGCACCGCCAAGGCATCAGCCGGCGTCGCCGGATCGTCGATCGTCGGGCCCGAGGCGATGATATCGAGGGGATCCCCCAGCACGTCCGAGATGATCAGCGTCACCAGGTGTCCGGCATGGCAGGCACGACGCAGCCCGCCTCCCTTGATGGCACTCAGTTGCTTGCGGACAGTATTGAGCTGCCGAATGTCGGCCCCGGCCGCACTCAGATGCCGTGTGACCGCGAGCTTGTCGGCCAACGTGATT
This genomic stretch from Pirellulales bacterium harbors:
- a CDS encoding DUF4147 domain-containing protein; amino-acid sequence: MSQPAHDLRDDALRIWQASVEAVDSRRLVLDAVQVSDGRLHIGSQSFELARIRRIIVVGAGKAGAGMAEGLEAALGPELLREKQVTGWLNVPADCVRKLAAIHLHAAREPGQNEPTEAGAVGAAKILRLVGEATTDDLCIALVSGGGSALLPAPAAGITLADKLAVTRHLSAAGADIRQLNTVRKQLSAIKGGGLRRACHAGHLVTLIISDVLGDPLDIIASGPTIDDPATPADALAVLEQFHAAEAGIGPAVFDFLRSRRAQGPKPDGCPTTNLIIGNNATAVDAAAREAQRLGYRTRVLPTETHEGFAEDVGRRLAAMTVDIQRPSSEVDCLVSGGEPVVQLVPAAARGAGGRNQQLVLAAAEVFAREGGERFALVSGGTDGEDGPTDAAGAIVDRAILDEAARRGLAIADYLARNDAYHFFEPLKALIKTGSTHTNVCDIRVVVVDRGGFLRTELATEGTEATES